Within Longimicrobium sp., the genomic segment GCGCAGGACACGCTCGTGGGGCTGATCTACTTCCATCCCGAGACGCACGCGGTCAGCGCCGCCGACCTGTTCACGCTGGCCGCCGCCGACGCGGAGCGGACACACGGCCCTCCGTTCTGCCGCAAGCGCGACGTGGCGGTCTGGACGATGGAGAACATGATCCTGGAGATTCGCCTCCGCCGCCCCCGCGGCGACGGGGCGCCGGGTTCCGAGGTGCGGTACACGCGGCCTGGATACGAGGCGGAGATCGCCCGCCGCTCCGCGCCCGCGCGCACGGCGAGCTCCCCGCGTCCCGCCACGCCGCGCCCTGAGCGCGGGCCGCGCTTGCTGGGTGCGCCGGTGCAGCCCGCTACGCCCGCAGCGGCGCCAGCGGTGGAGCCCCAGCCCACGCCCACGCCGGCTCCCGCGGACCCGGCCGCGCCGGTCGTGTCCGCGCACGTTCTGTCGGCCTGCGCCTGATCGCGGTCGACGACGCAGGATGCTGGACGTTTGACAGATGGCGGCTCGCGTGGCGCAGCTTCGGAACCGCGTACGATGGCTCATGGGGCAGCTGCGGCGCCTGGAGACGGCAGCCGGGTGACGCCATCGCTCAACGACGAAACGGGCCTGCACCGGAAGGGTGCAGGCCCGTTTTCGTCGCGTGGGCCGCTACCCGATGGTGCCGCCCGTCGCCGTGCCGCCGCCGGCGTTGTTGCCGGTCCCGGCGTCCAGCCCCAGGCTCTTCGGAAAGACGTCCTCGTCGCCCAGTCCGCTGGTGCCGCCCCCGCCGATGTCGCTCGAGGCGATCCCCGCGTCTCCGTCCGGACCGTCGGTCAGGCCGCTTCCCGCGTTGCCGCCCGTTCCCGCCGCGCCCGCGTATCCGCCCGCCCCGCTGGTGTGCCCGCCGTGGCCACCACCCGAGCCGCCGGCGCTGCCCAGCTCGCCAGATGCCTGCTCGTCGCTGGCGCGATCTGAGCCGTCGTTCGCGGGCGGCCCGCCCAGGTCGCGCCCTCCGGCGCCGCCGCCGAACCCGCCCAGGTCACCGCCCGACGCACCGCTGGCGCTGCCGCCCAGGTCGCCGCCGCCCTCGGGGGCCGCGCCACCGCGTCCGCCGCCGAATCCCTGGCCGCCGCTGCCGCCAACCGTCTCGCGTTCGTCTCGCATCGCATCCTCCGCGCGGTGGTGAATGTCAGGGCGGGGGAGACATGCAAGGCCCCGGCCCATCGCCGGGCAGCATTGCCGTATCCCCGCGCCGCCGCATATTGGGCAGCGACCCCGCAGCCGGAGCCCGGATCGTTTGAAGACCACCGCCTTCGTCAGCCACGAAGACTGTTCCCGCCACGACACGGGCTGGAGCCATCCCGACCACCAGGGGCGCCTTCCGGCCATCGTCCGGGCGGTGCAGCGCGACATGGTGTCGCTCTGGGAGCCGCTGCTGCAGCTGGAGGCCGTGCCCGCGACGGACGAGGACCTGTCCCTGATCCACACGCCGGAGCACGTCGCGCGCGTTCGCGAGGTGGCGGCTGATGCGGCGCAGAGTGAGGAAACGCTGGAGCTGGACGGCGTTCCCGTGTCCGGCGCCTCGTGGGACGCCGCGCGCGCCTCGGCCGGGGCGGTCCTGACGGCGGTGGATGCCGTGCTGGCGGGGGAGGCGCACAACGCCTTCGCCCTGTCCCGCCCACCCGGCGCCGGCGCCTGGGCCGACGGGCCGGGTGGATTCGGGCTCTTCAACACCGTGGCCATCGGCGCGCGGCACCTGCGGGAGCGGCATGCGGCGGCCCGCGTGCTGGTGGTGAGCTGGGGCGTGCGCCCGCCGCTCGCGCTTGCACGCCTGCTGGCGGATGACGAGGGGATCGGGTTGATCTCCATCCACCAGCACCCGCTCTCGTTTCCCACGCCGGACCCGTCCGCCGCCGAGCATCCAGAAGTCGCCGGCGCAGCGCTGTCCCCGGGGAGCGGGGGCGAGGAGTTCGAGGAGGCCCTTCGCGCCGCGCTGGGGGCCGTCCCGCCTGCCGAGTCGCCGGATTTCGTGCTGCTGGCGGCGGGGTTCGACATTCTGGACGCCGATCCCGTGGGCCAGCTCGCTGTGGAGCCCGACGAGGTGTACGCCATCACCCTCGCGTTGCGTGAGTGGGCGGACGAGCGCGCGGGCGGGCGCCTGGTCTCGGTGCTCGAGGGCGGATACGCGGCCGCGGAAACCGCGCGTGCGGTCGTGCAGCACCTGCACGCGTTGGCGGGGCTGCCGCCGGGGTGAGGGGGCGGATTTCATCGAGTTCGGCTGGTCGGCGCATGCTCCTGGCGCCCCCCATCCCCAACCCTTCCCCCGCAAACTGCGGTAGTGTTCGATATACTTGACATGGGGTGAAAAAACAGAAGCATGAGGCACCACACCCAACGCAAAGAAAGGGCGGTGCACCATGCTCCTGT encodes:
- a CDS encoding histone deacetylase; translation: MKTTAFVSHEDCSRHDTGWSHPDHQGRLPAIVRAVQRDMVSLWEPLLQLEAVPATDEDLSLIHTPEHVARVREVAADAAQSEETLELDGVPVSGASWDAARASAGAVLTAVDAVLAGEAHNAFALSRPPGAGAWADGPGGFGLFNTVAIGARHLRERHAAARVLVVSWGVRPPLALARLLADDEGIGLISIHQHPLSFPTPDPSAAEHPEVAGAALSPGSGGEEFEEALRAALGAVPPAESPDFVLLAAGFDILDADPVGQLAVEPDEVYAITLALREWADERAGGRLVSVLEGGYAAAETARAVVQHLHALAGLPPG